One Zeugodacus cucurbitae isolate PBARC_wt_2022May chromosome 3, idZeuCucr1.2, whole genome shotgun sequence genomic region harbors:
- the Ube4b_1 gene encoding ubiquitin conjugation factor E4 B: protein MSSAEEQNTKMNELTPEEIRARRLRTLAAANSSKVNSPISNTATTPERSASTTTTTPAAATDESEKEFRSPNYVAKESRLLRTNLVASTETQPENVLPVAESTKMDVDVEMNSLTTTPTQNMEITKCSAILATASSTSTSVLTPPTDSIMKLEHGNQDSKQCLDNKLEHMETADEQLGTADMIVEHKQPEQTTDEHIEDMLSKIFNATWNEYSVGSMICLETASFLEHYPHMRFDFETIMHDVLLECVLKLFKEEVEAPDGPAGSSANTSAELEFASASGSVSATAVSAADTKATTSTSPLASTSTATTSTGATSNPTYSTPKKIKSDDTEVQEILANAAPGSAGGTRSSIFFSENAMTSGGRSSSAREDDRPASSQASTSTAANLDNATGPIPSSTNLRGTMIKQEVILYLVNCHRLRQQTLTDNNVSGSNVPIETQTKIQNILQQVHDAIMRTAILVLTDRIYENPNQIFDQSPLLEMLYQGRIPDGFLYDLVATAHKNTEDFQQIFGQILRGLFIGMQRNICTSTINTQQIDVLAKLVVIKVGSARPICDLIAAQVNFLPAMCTQIPGREIVKCSYLGPFLSVSLFAEENVKFAEAHGKSNVIVYSMYHFRWEMQSMRTSMHTVFHSLLVNVNSRPKTLEYISRVLRYNERRAQFACDEKLLARDGFIINLMSVLQQLSVKIKLDRIDPLFPFYKDTLISIENDTKLRFTADEYKQFIERDFATANHNANFQTQCWFLTLQAHHLGYMPAIQRYRQKARAIKELQKLIDEIDRTKSHWENTPYAKRNKQFRERWHKQLKKLTRSKLCSELCLLDPKLLSACMYFYSTVCEYLLYQIEGRTVEGPYIAKVPVQQLKPTDALAALPEWYVDDIAEFILFAMQHALNDIRQTIDHSIITWLLTCVCVPNLIKNPYVTAKLVEVLFVFSLGPQNALSASMWNHELAQTVLCSALMKFYVDIETTGQSTEFYDKFTIRYHISHLFKSMWENPVLRQVMITESNSGKQFVKFINMLMNDTTFLLDECLENLKRIHQTQVLMMNDSAWAQLSSDQQQTRLSQLNTDERQCRSYLTLARETVEMFHYLTNDIKEPFMRDEIIDRLSSMLNFNLQQLCGPKCNDLKVRNPTKYGWEPRRLLGEIFDIYLHLDCDRFAQALAADERSFQKHLFDDAASRIERLGIRSTIEVEKFRALISKAHDIYVANQLAEDECADAPDEFKDPLMDTLMSDPVILPSGTIMDRAIITRHLLNSSTDPFNRQPLTEDMLVPNNELKERIDAWRKEQRFKRQQDQSVCVNDKSS from the exons ATGTCATCTGCGGAGGAGCAAAATACTAAGATGAATGAATTAACGCCGGAAGAG atACGCGCACGGCGTTTGCGTACCTTAGCGGCAGCTAATTCGTCAAAAGTAAATTCACCAATTAGTAATACAGCTACAACGCCAGAAAGAAGCGCAAGTACTaccacaacaacaccagcagcagcaacggaCGAAAGTGAAAAag AATTTCGTAGTCCAAATTATGTTGCAAAGGAGTCTCGCCTGTTGCGTACCAATCTCGTAGCATCTACGGAAACACAGCCAGAAAATGTGCTTCCGGTTGCAGAAAGCACTAAAATGGACGTTGACGTCGAAATGAATTCCTTGACTACTACACCTACGCAGAATATGGAGATAACAAAATGCTCTGCCATCCTTGCAACTGCCTCATCAACAAGTACGTCCGTACTGACACCACCAACTGATAGTATTATGAAATTAGAACACGGCAATCAAGATAGCAAACAATGTCTTGACAACAAATTAGAGCACATGGAAACCGCGGATGAACAACTGGGTACGGCAGATATGATTGTTGAGCATAAACAACCAGAACAAACGACTGATGAGCACATCGAAGATatgctttcgaaaatattcaatGCTACTTGGAATGAATATAGTGTCGGTTCGATGATATGTCTGGAAACGGCAAGTTTTCTTGAACACTATCCGCATATGCGTTTCGATTTCGAAACCATTATGCATGATGTTCTCTTAGAGTGTGTACTAAAGTTATTTAAAGAGGAAGTGGAGGCGCCAGATGGTCCAGCTGGTAGCAGTGCGAATACGTCCGCAGAATTGGAATTTGCGTCAGCAAGTGGCAGCGTTTCAGCAACGGCTGTAAGCGCGGCAGACACTAAAGCAACCACATCAACAAGTCCATTGGCATCGACTTCTACAGCGACAACATCAACCGGTGCGACATCGAATCCCACATACTCAACGCCAAAAAAGATTAAAAGCGATGACACCGAAGTACAGGAGATTTTAGCAAACGCCGCGCCAGGCAGTGCTGGTGGTACGCGTTCGTCAATTTTCTTTTCCGAAAATGCAATGACCAGTGGCGGCCGCAGTAGTAGTGCACGCGAAGACGATCGCCCGGCGTCATCACAAG CATCAACATCAACTGCCGCCAATTTGGATAATGCAACCGGTCCAATACCGTCTTCAACCAACCTGCGTGGCACCATGATCAAGCAAGAGGTGATCTTGTATTTGGTAAATTGTCATCGCCTGCGACAGCAAACTTTGACGGATAATAACGTTAGCGGCAGCAATGTACCCATTGagacacaaacaaaaattcaaaatatattacaacaaGTACACGATGCTATAATGCGTACCGCTATACTTGTGCTCACCGATCGCATTTACGAGAATCCAAATCAAATTTTCGATCAATCACCACTGCTAGAAATGCTCTATCAGGGTCGCATTCCCGACGGTTTTCTATACGATTTGGTGGCAACGGCGCATAAAAACACAGAggattttcaacaaatatttggtCAAATATTACGCGGTCTCTTCATCGGCATGCAACGTAACATTTGCACATCCACCATTAACACACAACAAATTGATGTGCTAGCCAAATTGGTGGTCATCAAAGTGGGTTCGGCGCGTCCGATTTGTGATTTGATAGCAGCACAAGTGAACTTCCTGCCAGCAATGTGTACACAGATACCCGGTCGGGAAATAGTTAAATGCAGTTATCTGGGACCATTTCTCTCCGTATCGCTCTTTGCCGAGGAGAATGTGAAATTTGCCGAAGCGCATGGCAAAAGCAATGTCATCGTCTATAGCATGTATCACTTTCGTTGG GAAATGCAATCCATGCGCACATCCATGCATACAGTATTCCATTCGTTGCTTGTAAACGTCAATAGCCGCCCCAAAACACTCGAATACATAAGTCGGGTATTGCGCTACAATGAGCGTCGTGCACAGTTCGCTTGCGATGAGAAATTGCTTGCACGCGACGGTTTCATCATTAACTTAATGAGCGTGTTGCAACAACTGTCGGTGAAAATCAAATTGGATCGCATCGATCCgttatttccattttataaagaCACACTGATCTCCATCGAGAATGATACGAAATTACGTTTCACCGCTGATGAATACAAGCAATTCATTGAACGTGATTTCGCCACAGCCAATCATAATGCCAATTTCCAGACGCAATGTTGGTTCCTCACGCTACAAGCACATCACTTGGGCTATATGCCGGCCATACAACGCTATCGGCAGAAGGCGCGTGCTATAAAAGAATTGCAAAAACTCATCGATGAAATTGATCGTACCAAATCGCATTGGGAGAATACACCGTATGCGAAGAGGAATAAACAATTTCGTGAACGTTGGCATAAGCAATTGAAAAAGTTGACCAG GTCCAAATTGTGCAGTGAACTTTGTCTGCTCGATCCCAAGCTGTTATCCGCTTGCATGTACTTCTATTCGACTGTTTGTGAATATCTACTCTATCAGATTGAGGGTCGCACCGTTGAGGGTCCATACATAGCCAAGGTGCCGGTGCAACAGTTGAAGCCAACCGATGCACTAGCTGCGCTGCCGGAATGGTATGTGGACGATATAGCCGAATTCATATTGTTCGCCATGCAACATGCACTCAATGATATACGGCAGACAATCGATCATTCGATAATCACATGGCTGCTAACATGCGTCTGTGTGCCCAATCTCATTAAGAATCCTTACGTCACTGCCAAATTAGTTGAAGTGTTATTTGTCTTCTCGCTGGGACCACAAAATGCGCTAAGTGCATCT ATGTGGAATCACGAACTCGCACAGACGGTACTTTGCAGCGCGCTCATGAAATTTTACGTAGATATTGAAACGACTGGACAAAGCACTGAATTCTACGATAAATTTACAATTAG GTATCACATAAGTCATCTATTTAAATCAATGTGGGAGAATCCTGTACTGCGACAGGTTATGATCACTGAATCGAATTCGGGTAAACAATTTgtgaaattcataaatatgcTCATGAACGACACCACATTCCTGCTGGACGAATGTTTGGAAAATCTAAAGCGCATACATCAGACCCAG GTATTAATGATGAACGACAGTGCTTGGGCGCAATTGAGTTCTGACCAGCAGCAGACTAGATTATCGCAATTGAATACCGATGAACGGCAATGTCGTTCGTATTTGACGCTTGCGCGCGAAACAGTggaaatgtttcattatttaacG AACGACATTAAAGAGCCATTCATGCGCGACGAAATCATCGATCGTCTCAGTTCAatgttaaatttcaatttacaaCAACTGTGCGGCCCCAAGTGCAATGATCTGAAAGTACGTAATCCCACCAAATATGGTTGGGAGCCACGTCGGCTGTTGGGTGAAATTTTCGATATATATCTACATCTAGACTGTGATAGATTTGCGCAGGCATTGGCTGCCGATGAACGTTCATTTCAGAAGCATCTATTCGACGATGCTGCCAGTCGCATCGAACGTTTGGGCATACGCTCCACAATTGAGGTGGAAAAGTTCAGAGCATTGATTAGTAAAGCGCATGATATTTATG TTGCTAATCAACTAGCCGAAGATGAGTGCGCCGATGCGCCCGATGAATTCAAAGATCCTCTAATGGATACACTCATGTCCGATCCGGTTATACTGCCATCGGGTACGATTATGGATCGTGCTATTATAACGCGACATTTACTCAATAGCAGTACGGATCCATTCAATCGTCAGCCGCTAACCGAAGATATGCTCGTGCCAAATAATGAGCTGAAAGAACGTATAGACGCTTGGCGGAAAGAGCAGCGTTTCAAAAGACAACAGGATCAGAGTGTTTGCGTAAATGATAAGAGCAGCTAA